One genomic region from Blastocatellia bacterium encodes:
- a CDS encoding N(4)-(beta-N-acetylglucosaminyl)-L-asparaginase: MRFRPTRRRFLLTGLTVAVSPTLWGRSDGFGQQGSRRPVAISSANRVTAPDGTVYYGGLRATQKAYELMRAGSDPLDAVIAGVNLVEDDPNDMSVGYGGLPNEEGEVELDAQVMHGPTGRCGAVAALKYIKNPSLVARLVMEKTDHVLLVGEGALRFALAYGFKKENLLTDRAREMWLQWRAQRSQIDHWTDNKISSRRDSSPTSAYSFDRDRYTGSISCLAVDAAGNLAGVSTTSGLAYKVPGRVGDLAIIGAGLFVDNEVGAAGSTGWGEDNIRVAGAHTIVECLRRGMSPTDACLEALKRVAKLYNGKPEHQLKYYALTKDGQVGSASMWKGEEFAITDSQGSRVEPAAYLFEKRPG, encoded by the coding sequence ATGAGATTTCGCCCAACACGTCGTCGTTTTCTTCTCACGGGTCTCACGGTGGCCGTTTCGCCGACCCTGTGGGGACGGTCGGACGGATTCGGCCAGCAAGGTTCACGGCGACCGGTCGCCATCTCCAGTGCGAATCGTGTCACAGCTCCCGATGGCACGGTCTATTACGGTGGTCTCCGAGCCACTCAGAAAGCCTACGAGTTAATGCGCGCGGGAAGTGATCCGCTCGATGCCGTGATCGCCGGTGTCAATCTCGTCGAAGATGATCCCAACGATATGTCCGTGGGCTATGGCGGGTTGCCCAATGAGGAAGGCGAGGTTGAACTGGATGCTCAAGTCATGCATGGGCCGACGGGCCGCTGCGGTGCCGTCGCCGCTCTGAAGTACATCAAAAACCCTTCCCTGGTCGCTCGATTGGTCATGGAGAAGACTGATCATGTGTTGCTGGTCGGTGAGGGGGCACTCCGCTTTGCTCTCGCCTACGGCTTCAAGAAAGAAAATCTGCTCACTGACCGGGCTCGCGAGATGTGGCTCCAGTGGCGCGCGCAGCGGAGCCAAATTGATCACTGGACCGACAACAAGATTTCCTCTCGAAGGGATTCATCGCCGACATCGGCTTATAGTTTTGACCGGGATCGGTATACGGGCTCCATCAGTTGTCTGGCCGTAGATGCAGCGGGCAATCTCGCCGGTGTGAGCACGACCAGTGGCCTCGCCTATAAGGTGCCGGGCCGCGTCGGAGATTTAGCCATCATCGGAGCCGGATTGTTCGTGGATAACGAGGTCGGTGCGGCGGGTTCCACCGGCTGGGGAGAGGACAATATCCGTGTGGCCGGCGCTCATACCATCGTCGAATGCCTCCGCCGGGGCATGTCGCCGACCGACGCCTGCCTGGAAGCCCTCAAGCGGGTGGCCAAACTCTACAACGGTAAGCCCGAACATCAACTGAAGTACTATGCCCTGACCAAAGACGGTCAGGTCGGAAGCGCCTCCATGTGGAAGGGAGAAGAATTCGCCATCACCGACAGTCAGGGGAGTCGAGTGGAGCCCGCTGCCTACCTCTTTGAGAAGCGACCCGGGTGA
- a CDS encoding choice-of-anchor Q domain-containing protein: protein MKILPASLMMGLLAVSPVPVWTAKVGAASDVLYVSATDSTCGGRSPCFRTIQAAVDAARDDDEIRVAAGTYSGLTSAMVGGNTYTQVVLIIKSVTLQGGYTTMDWETPDPAMNRTVIDAERRGRGISIVGDGTQTVTVAGFTITNGDYTGLGNPPGVANQVCARTGSDCGGGVFAYRVTLNLRDCTISNNIASRTRNFSDGGGVYLWQLNTGSRVENTTFIGNQAQAFGGEGGGMKITFGGSVAVANSRFEGNQAVGNGGGVFIFQPRGPVSFENSTFIGNIAGEDGGALEARLTFEGTALSLNRVIMRENRARSQGAAISLIKQGSADTTTVEMTNVVLAAHTVDSSGNFNSVVNVSGGSGGDFDLRLAHLTWANHSTLVALRVSASLGKRVTATLTNTLIDSAVAAYVGHQLDGEVHLRHTRTLTYRVGQLHAAEAGRPIFEAINPLLGNPRLDETAHLQPGSAAIDSGAASGVREDVDGDARPVGAGFDIGADEFTPPSTLSHPGKPQAQPTIQRPLDSLIHARLGCLRPCPREGILGG, encoded by the coding sequence ATGAAGATTCTTCCAGCGAGTTTGATGATGGGGTTGCTGGCGGTATCACCGGTTCCGGTCTGGACGGCGAAAGTCGGTGCTGCTTCTGACGTCCTCTACGTCTCAGCCACCGATTCGACCTGTGGCGGACGGTCTCCTTGCTTCAGGACGATTCAAGCCGCCGTGGATGCGGCCCGCGACGACGACGAGATCCGCGTGGCGGCGGGGACCTACAGCGGACTTACCTCCGCGATGGTGGGGGGCAACACCTATACGCAGGTGGTGCTCATCATCAAGAGCGTGACCTTGCAAGGCGGCTACACGACGATGGATTGGGAGACGCCAGACCCGGCGATGAATCGCACGGTGATTGACGCCGAGCGCCGGGGACGCGGCATCTCGATTGTCGGCGATGGGACGCAGACGGTGACGGTGGCCGGATTCACCATCACCAATGGCGACTATACCGGACTGGGCAACCCGCCAGGCGTCGCCAACCAGGTCTGCGCGCGCACCGGCAGCGATTGTGGGGGCGGGGTGTTTGCCTATCGGGTGACCTTGAACCTGCGCGACTGCACGATCAGCAATAACATCGCCAGTCGCACGCGAAACTTCAGCGACGGTGGCGGGGTCTACCTGTGGCAGCTCAACACCGGCAGTCGAGTGGAAAACACGACTTTCATCGGCAATCAGGCGCAAGCCTTCGGTGGAGAAGGGGGCGGCATGAAGATTACTTTCGGTGGCAGCGTCGCCGTCGCAAACAGTCGCTTCGAGGGCAATCAGGCTGTCGGTAATGGAGGTGGAGTGTTTATCTTCCAGCCGCGCGGCCCGGTGTCCTTCGAGAACTCGACGTTCATCGGTAACATAGCTGGCGAGGATGGCGGAGCGCTGGAAGCTCGACTCACATTTGAAGGAACGGCTCTGAGCCTTAATCGAGTGATCATGCGGGAGAACCGGGCCAGAAGCCAGGGAGCCGCCATCAGCCTGATCAAGCAGGGGTCTGCCGACACGACGACCGTGGAGATGACCAACGTGGTGCTGGCGGCCCATACTGTGGATTCGTCAGGAAATTTCAACTCAGTGGTCAATGTCAGCGGCGGCTCAGGCGGAGACTTCGATCTGCGCCTGGCTCATCTGACGTGGGCCAACCATTCCACATTGGTGGCTCTTCGTGTAAGCGCCTCACTGGGCAAACGGGTCACGGCGACTCTGACCAACACCTTGATTGATTCGGCAGTTGCTGCCTATGTTGGCCACCAGCTCGATGGCGAGGTGCATCTCCGGCACACCCGCACGTTAACCTATCGCGTGGGACAATTGCATGCTGCCGAAGCCGGAAGGCCCATCTTCGAGGCCATCAATCCACTGCTTGGCAATCCCCGACTTGATGAGACCGCGCATCTGCAGCCGGGCTCAGCAGCGATTGATAGCGGAGCCGCATCCGGTGTGCGGGAGGACGTGGATGGCGATGCCCGACCCGTCGGCGCGGGCTTTGACATTGGAGCGGATGAGTTCACTCCGCCCTCTACACTGTCCCATCCGGGGAAGCCTCAGGCTCAACCGACAATCCAACGACCTCTGGATTCGCTCATTCATGCCCGTTTAGGATGCTTGCGCCCTTGCCCTCGAGAAGGAATACTCGGAGGGTAA
- a CDS encoding HepT-like ribonuclease domain-containing protein — translation MGFYGAGYLNEDLAEALSRMVKWRNIFVHEAVDPERLYEILNQLDDLRRFAGQIQRLSSEGTEHDRHLSLMCGGRSPSTVVEPLTDPRHATVKGLSSANILP, via the coding sequence GTGGGGTTCTACGGCGCCGGATATTTGAATGAAGATCTGGCCGAAGCCCTCTCACGCATGGTGAAGTGGCGGAATATCTTCGTGCATGAGGCGGTTGATCCCGAGCGATTATACGAGATCCTGAATCAGCTCGATGACCTCCGGCGATTTGCCGGGCAGATCCAACGCCTCTCCTCTGAGGGAACAGAGCATGACCGGCATCTCTCCCTGATGTGCGGGGGCCGCTCGCCCAGTACAGTCGTTGAGCCGTTAACCGATCCCAGACATGCAACGGTGAAAGGATTATCCTCAGCGAACATCTTGCCGTGA